The Styela clava chromosome 10, kaStyClav1.hap1.2, whole genome shotgun sequence genome window below encodes:
- the LOC120337779 gene encoding G2/mitotic-specific cyclin-B2-like yields the protein MATLTTRANVLSRVDQENPVRGKSVAVTKKRTAAPVTRHALGTVTNQRVDNKAPTAKREIKKPSTRQQATLKPKSTQNATKKQVSDPEHAPMEMGTPNKVPVATQEDIFDRTSKPDVHNIDEDDYENPQLCSEFVNQIYQYMLHLEAEYPVKKHYLKETSLKSRMRSILVDWLIQVHHRFGLLQETLYLTIAILDRFLQIHPVVRTKLQLAGVTAMLLASKYEEMYAPEVSDFVYITDQAFTRTQILQMEILMLKTLGFNLGRPLPLHFLRRNSKAGNVDANQHALAKYLMELAMVDYEMCHVPPSQLAAAALCLSTKLIGGDDWTPTLQHYSRYSYEEIASVVCHLAKNLKAAETSTYLNAIRNKYSSQKAFRVSQIDEIKCPLVSELAAKASTISL from the exons ATGGCTACCCTTACTACTCGTGCTAATGTTTTGTCTCGTGTCGACCAAGAGAATCCAGTCAGAGGTAAATCGGTCGCAGTTACGAAGAAGCGTACAGCTGCACCTGTGACAAGACATGCTCTTGGTACTGTTACCAACCAACGGGTCGACAACAAAGCTCCAACAGCCAAACGAGAAATTAAGAAGCCTTCAACGAGACAGCAAGCAACTTTAAAGCCCAAATCGACACAAAATGCCACTAAAAAGCAAGTTTCAGATCCGGAACATGCACCTATGGAAATGGGAACCCCAAACAAAGTGCCGGTAGCTACACAGGAGGACATTTTCGATCGAACAAGCAAGCCAGATGTTCACAACATCGATGAAGATGACTATGAAAACCCACAACTTTGCTCTGAATTTGTGAACCAGATCTACCAGTATATGTTGCACCTTGAAGCCGAATACCCAGTCAAGAAGCATTATCTGAAAGAAACGTCATTGAAGTCGCGGATGCGCTCGATCCTAGTGGATTGGCTTATCCAG GTCCATCACAGATTCGGACTTCTACAGGAAACTCTCTACTTGACAATTGCGATTTTGGACAGATTTCTACAAATTCACCCAGTCGTTCGCACAAAACTGCAACTTGCTGGTGTTACCGCGATGTTGTTGGCGtcaaaatatgaagaaatgtaCGCGCCCGAAGTGAGCGATTTCGTCTATATCACCGACCAAGCTTTTACAAGAACCCAGATCTTGCAGATGGAGATTTTAATGCTGAAAACCCTTGGATTTAATCTCGGACGTCCATTACCGTTGCATTTCCTGAGACGCAATTCAAAAGCAGGAAATGTCGATGCCAACCAGCATGCTCTGGCGAAATACCTGATGGAATTAGCGATGGTTGATTACGAGATGTGCCACGTACCACCTTCACAACTCGCCGCCGCTGCTCTTTGCCTATCAACGAAACTGATCGGTGGCGATGACTGGACCCCTACTTTACAACACTACAGTCGATACTCATACGAAGAGATCGCCTCGGTCGTATGCCATTTAGCAAAGAATTTGAAAGCTGCTGAAACCAGTACATATTTGAATGCCATTCGCAATAAATATTCAAGCCAAAAAGCCTTCCGCGTCTCGCAGATTGATGAAATTAAATGCCCGTTGGTATCAGAACTTGCTGCAAAAGCTTCCACGATCTCTTTGTAA
- the LOC120340546 gene encoding large ribosomal subunit protein uL24m-like yields the protein MVRLCLMLLARRRPFPQHISEYAIPESYKHIKHGQVKWRDYKSTYVEPPYYYKWTMDSPYSPMEQRKIRAKEHINWYRHNYDKIKYTPPDKWLFHVGDKVEILAGKDKGKKGEVVMIVPQRNWVVVGGRNFKYRQTESNEVHAEEQPLEHDEVALLDPVDNEKTDIEFKANEKGDLVRVSVRSGHVITIPLEMLADRTLKCEYLEQSKDTNVDDALKRTFTPSISTVEQELVKQFNVETMEKEFYWY from the coding sequence ATGGTCCGCCTGTGTCTAATGCTTCTAGCAAGAAGACGACCTTTCCCTCAGCATATTAGTGAATACGCCATACCAGAGAGTTACAAGCATATAAAACATGGACAAGTAAAATGGCGAGACTATAAATCAACGTATGTGGAACCACCATATTATTACAAATGGACAATGGATTCGCCATATTCTCCGATGGAGCAAAGAAAAATTCGTGCTAAGGAACATATTAATTGGTACAGgcataattatgataaaattaaatacacgCCGCCGGATAAATGGCTATTTCATGTTGGCGATAAAGTTGAAATCCTTGCTGGAAAAGATAAAGGAAAAAAGGGTGAAGTTGTCATGATTGTGCCGCAGAGAAATTGGGTTGTTGTTGGTGGTCGCAATTTTAAATACAGGCAAACAGAATCGAATGAGGTACACGCTGAAGAGCAACCACTAGAACATGACGAAGTCGCTCTCCTTGACCCTGTCGATAATGAAAAAACCGACATAGAATTTAAAGCAAACGAAAAAGGAGATTTAGTTAGAGTTTCTGTACGTTCTGGGCACGTAATTACAATACCCTTGGAAATGCTGGCTGATAGAACTTTAAAATGCGAATACTTGGAACAGTCTAAAGACACAAATGTAGATGATGCTTTGAAAAGAACATTTACACCTTCAATATCCACTGTAGAACAGGAATTAGTGAAACAATTTAATGTTGAAACAATGGAAAAAGAGTTTTATTGGTATTAA
- the LOC120338283 gene encoding uncharacterized protein LOC120338283, translated as MKPSFVLKRPVNFCSDTKCNKKFGFLSQKFHCRACGDVFCKACIKQKTYLRYANKDVRVCNDCYYRLKNIDEYRTRHIVSKLDYLENQKYEKERGNSAPRCCRCTDRFGIIKRRKFCGECQKACCSRCRSYAFSQPTGKPLRVCYNCHECGLVTPHNIKVDSNNEQSDWTLDQSQGDTTIEEYCNRTSR; from the exons ATGAAGCCTAGCTTTGTTCTTAAACGTCCAGTTAATTTCTGCTCCGACACAAAGTGCAACAAAAAGTTCGGTTTcctgtctcaaaa ATTTCACTGCAGAGCTTGTGGAGACGTCTTTTGTAAAGCATGTATAAAACAGAAAACATACTTACGATACGCAAATAAAGATGTGAGAGTCTGTAACGACTGTTATTACAGATTGAAG AACATAGACGAATATAGAACACGGCACATTGTCAGCAAACTAGACTATTTGGAAAATCAGAAATACGAAAAAGAAAGAGGAAATTCTGCTCCGAGATGTTGCAGATGCACCGACCGATTTGGGATTATAAAGCGACGAAA GTTCTGTGGTGAATGTCAAAAAGCCTGTTGTTCAAGATGCAGAAGCTACGCTTTCTCGCAACCCACTGGAAAACCACTCAGAGTTTGCTACAACTGTCACG AATGTGGTCTGGTTACGCCGCACAATATCAAAGTCGACTCAAATAACGAGCAATCTGATTGGACGTTAGATCAGTCACAAGGCGACACCACTATTGAAGAATATTGTAATCGTACCAGCCGGTAG